One Deltaproteobacteria bacterium CG2_30_66_27 DNA segment encodes these proteins:
- a CDS encoding ribosome recycling factor: protein MMEALVKDTSARMERSIEAFRKELGKVRTGRASFSLLDGVKVDYYGTLTPLQQVGTLSVPESRLITVTPWDTKLIGPIEKAIQASGLGLNPSSDGKTVRIPIPPLTEERRRELAKVVRKMAEDARVAVRNVRREAIEKLKGREKRKEISEDVVKRGQERIQKETDAHVKKIDDILKSKEQEILEV, encoded by the coding sequence GTGATGGAAGCCCTGGTGAAGGACACCTCCGCACGCATGGAGCGGAGCATCGAAGCGTTCCGGAAGGAGTTGGGGAAGGTGCGCACGGGGCGCGCCTCCTTCTCGCTGCTGGACGGGGTCAAGGTGGACTACTACGGCACGCTCACTCCGCTCCAGCAGGTGGGAACCCTCTCCGTTCCGGAGAGCCGCCTGATCACCGTCACCCCCTGGGATACGAAGTTGATCGGGCCGATCGAAAAGGCGATCCAGGCAAGCGGCCTCGGGCTGAACCCGTCGAGCGACGGGAAGACGGTCCGAATCCCGATCCCGCCTCTGACGGAGGAACGGCGCAGGGAGCTGGCCAAGGTGGTCCGGAAGATGGCCGAGGATGCCCGCGTGGCGGTCCGCAACGTCCGCCGCGAGGCGATCGAAAAGCTGAAGGGCCGGGAGAAGAGGAAGGAGATCTCCGAGGACGTCGTCAAGCGCGGGCAGGAGCGGATCCAGAAGGAGACGGACGCCCACGTG